ATCGAGCGTACTGCGAGTCGCCTGGGAGCGGCTCGAGGAAACCGGACACGCGGCAGAGGATGCCGTCAACGTGATGTTCGCCCTCGGATTCTAGAAACGAAGGAGTTCAGACCATGCTGAAACAACAAAACCGGAACGCTCTGGCGGTAGTTGCATGCTTCCTCCTGTTGACGGGAGCTGCAGTTTCGATCGCGATCGCTACCGACGAGGCAGCCGCCTCGACAGAGACGGAAGTGCAAGAAAGCTCAAAGCCCTCCGCCAGCCCCGCTCTTGACGGAGCAAAGGTGTACGCCTGGAGCTGCGGAACGTGCCATTCGGAGCGCTGGCCCAAGGAGCGGAGCGACGAGGAATGGGACGTAATCATGACCCACATGCGGGTCCGCGCCAACATGACTGCCGCACAGACCGAAGCGGTACTGCGCTACCTGAAGGAGAACAACTGATGCGCAATCGGATCTGGTCGCTCGTCGCGGTGGTCGCGCTGCTTGCCGTGGCCGCATCTTCCTCCGCGCAAGACCCTTCCAGCGAGGAGGATCTTGCCGAGTTCGACAAGGGATCGCAGACAATCGACGTCTCCACTTACCCCGAGGAGATGCAGCAGAAATACGAGATCTTTGCTGAGCGATGCTCCAAGTGCCACACGCTGGCGCGGCCGATCAACTCAGACTACGCACTCGAGGAAGAGTGGTCGCGCTACGTCAAGCGGATGATGCGCAAACCAGGCAGCGGGATCGCGCCCAAAGAGGCCAAGCAGATCTTCGAGTTCCTGGCGTACGACTCTTCGGTGCGCAAGAAGGAGCTCATCGAAAAGAAGAAGGTCCAGCAGGGCAGCTGATTGCGTTTGCAGATCTGAATCGGAATCGATGGTCGACACTTCACGAATTCAAGTTCCCGACGTTGAGTACTTCAGCCGGCAGGTTCTCTGCAGAGAGGGCTGCCCGGTGCGGACGGACGCGGGAGGATACGTCCGGGCGATCGCGGAAGGCCGATATGAAGATGCCTACACGATCGCTCGAAGCCCGAATCCGTTCGCATCCATTTGCGGACGCATCTGCAACGCTCCGTGCCAGGCGCGCTGTCGCAGGAGCGCACTCGATGAGACGGTCTCCATCCGCGCGCTCAAGCGCTTCGTCTGTGAACGTTTTGGTGTCGAATCCCCTGGCTTCAGTCCCTCAGGCCCTCCTCCGGCCGTCCCCACCCCACATCGCGACAGTCGTGTTGCCGTGATCGGGGCGGGGCCGGCCGGGCTCTCATGTGCTCACGATCTCGCCCTTCTTGGATACAGCGTCACCGTTTTCGAAGCAGCGCCCAAGGCGGGGGGAATGTTGACCCTTGGCATTCCGGAGTACAGGCTGCCGCGCGACATCATCGAGGCCGAAATAGGCGTCGTTCTCAGTCTCGGGATCGAACTCCGCACCAATCAACGCCTGGGACAAGACTTCTTTCTCTCCGATCTCTACGAGCAGGGCTTCAAGAGCATCTTCCTCGGCATCGGCGCTCACCAGAGTCGCTCGCTTACCGTCGAGGGAGCCAACCTGGACGGCGTCATGCCGGCGATTGACTACCTCCTCAACCACCACCTTGGCTACCGCGTCGATCTCGGCCAGCGCGTTGTCGTCATTGGAGGAGGAAACGTCGCCCTCGACGCAGCCCGATCAGCCCTGCGGCACACCGACGATCCGAGCTCTCTTAGCGACAGAGAAGTGCGGGAGGCGCTTGGTCAAGCTCGCGAAGTCCTCCACCTCATGACCAAGAGAGCCGACGCTGGCTCTGAGAAGGAGATGCAAGTAGCGATTGATGCAGCTCGGCAAGCCCTTCGGGCCGGCGTCCGCGAGGTCGATGTCTACTGCCTCGAGAGCCTCGATGAAATGCCCGCCTCTTATACCGAGATCTCTCATGCAACCGAGGAAGCCATCAAGATCCATCCTCGATACGGACCGAGGAGGATTCTGGGAAGAAACGGCAAAGTCACCGGAGTGGAGTTCGTGCAGGTCAAGTCCGTCTTCGACGACGCAGGCCGCTTCAATCCTATTTACGACGAAGACTCGCGAATCATCGTCGACGCCGAAACCGTAGTTCTCGCCATCGGCCAGGCCCCGAATCTTTCCTGGATTCAGCCAGACGATGGCCTCACGGTCACGCCACGCGGTGCCCTGCTCTGTGATCCTGACACCCTGTCTACGACTCGCGCCGGGGTCTTCGCTGGTGGCGATGTCGCTTTCGGCGCAAGAAACGTCATCCACGCGGTGGCTGAGGGCCGGCGCGCAGCTCGTTCCATAGCTCGACATCTCGATGGCCTTGAAGACGTAGAAGAGCCCAGCTATCGAACCACTATCCTCCCGCATCGCCGTGTCGAAGAGAGTCTTCTCACCACCGGCCAGGCCGAACCTCCGACCATACCCATCGACCGCCGTATCGGCGTGACGGAAGTCGAGCTTTCC
This portion of the Rhodothermales bacterium genome encodes:
- a CDS encoding photosystem P840 reaction-center cytochrome c-551, whose translation is MRNRIWSLVAVVALLAVAASSSAQDPSSEEDLAEFDKGSQTIDVSTYPEEMQQKYEIFAERCSKCHTLARPINSDYALEEEWSRYVKRMMRKPGSGIAPKEAKQIFEFLAYDSSVRKKELIEKKKVQQGS
- a CDS encoding FAD-dependent oxidoreductase, whose product is MVDTSRIQVPDVEYFSRQVLCREGCPVRTDAGGYVRAIAEGRYEDAYTIARSPNPFASICGRICNAPCQARCRRSALDETVSIRALKRFVCERFGVESPGFSPSGPPPAVPTPHRDSRVAVIGAGPAGLSCAHDLALLGYSVTVFEAAPKAGGMLTLGIPEYRLPRDIIEAEIGVVLSLGIELRTNQRLGQDFFLSDLYEQGFKSIFLGIGAHQSRSLTVEGANLDGVMPAIDYLLNHHLGYRVDLGQRVVVIGGGNVALDAARSALRHTDDPSSLSDREVREALGQAREVLHLMTKRADAGSEKEMQVAIDAARQALRAGVREVDVYCLESLDEMPASYTEISHATEEAIKIHPRYGPRRILGRNGKVTGVEFVQVKSVFDDAGRFNPIYDEDSRIIVDAETVVLAIGQAPNLSWIQPDDGLTVTPRGALLCDPDTLSTTRAGVFAGGDVAFGARNVIHAVAEGRRAARSIARHLDGLEDVEEPSYRTTILPHRRVEESLLTTGQAEPPTIPIDRRIGVTEVELSFERGQAFDQAARCLECHISPVFNGDQCVACGGCVDVCPEYCLSLVDSAALADGGDLDRVLDKRYSSSPEPQRFAAILKDETLCIRCGLCAERCPVGAVTMERVEAIGL